Proteins found in one Epinephelus fuscoguttatus linkage group LG4, E.fuscoguttatus.final_Chr_v1 genomic segment:
- the lysmd4 gene encoding lysM and putative peptidoglycan-binding domain-containing protein 4, whose protein sequence is MMRRGEHVSRAFQAPVDVHASADGQVYMFNRRPNESSDDEELNVMEMRPRIYQEQDRLRNVQLLERDVVDGDNLNKLALQYGCKVADIKRVNNLLKEQDLFALKSIKIPVQKHSFLTERYTDLRDPEEEMPRSSTTPAKPPDRARAQPHLQEVTDFLMEVDQDIEKLIQTTNDQDDDLLDNPEKQQRFGLKGQPLSSHGADWGIQWWNAVVAMLLIGIVLPLFYVIYFKTKDSEVVSPTNGSSAFSQSSTTSSNSSETSTS, encoded by the exons ATGATGCGGCGGGGGGAGCATGTTTCACGGGCTTTCCAGGCCCCGGTGGACGTCCATGCCAGTGCAGATGGCCAGGTTTACATGTTCAACAGGAGGCCCAATGAGTCCTCAGATGACGAGGAGCTCAACGTCATGGAGATGAGGCCACGCATTTACCAGGAGCAGGACAGACTGAGGAACGTTCAGCTGCTGGAGCGGGATGTGGTAGATGGCGACAACCTCAACAAGCTCGCACTGCAGTATGGCTGCAAG GTGGCAGATATAAAGCGGGTGAACAATCTTCTGAAGGAACAGGATTTATTTGCACTTAAATCCATCAAAATACCAGTTCAGAAACACAGCTTTTTAACCGAGAGGTACACAGACCTCAGAGACCCTGAAGAAGAAATGCCGCGTTCATCCACTACACCAGCGAAGCCTCCGGATCGAGCCAGAGCCCAGCCACATCTGCAGGAGGTCACGGACTTTCTAATGGAGGTGGACCAAGATATTGAGAAACTGATTCAGACTACAAATGATCAGGATGATGATCTCTTGGATAACCCGGAGAAACAGCAGAGGTTTGGTCTCAAAGGACAGCCCCTGAGCAGTCACGGTGCAGACTGGGGCATCCAGTGGTGGAACGCCGTGGTCGCCATGCTCCTGATCGGCATCGTCCTGcctttattttatgtaatttatttcaaaacaaaagataGTGAAGTAGTTTCACCAACAAATGGTAGCAGTGCTTTTAGTCAGTCATCCACAACCTCTTCAAACTCCTCAGAAACAAGTACAAGTTGA